In Brassica napus cultivar Da-Ae chromosome A3, Da-Ae, whole genome shotgun sequence, the sequence GTAAAACATAAAGTAAACacataatttgaatattttgggGAATACAAATTTACAACGCATTGATGTTTATAAATTAGTTGTAAAATATTgttgaaataaatataattagtaGATATTGGAAGAATCAATTACGAAAGTTTCTCTAAAatgtttttaagttgttttttttttaacactggataattatgctattacaactatgagaaatattacagacgATTCTACAGTCGACAATTCTGCCTGCCGTATGAAGATTCACGCctgactgcatcacctgagccgctACGGTATTCCTTGTGCCATGTTGTAAATATGTTGTaagcatttttttctttaattcgcATAATTCCGGTTTCtccaaaaattaaaactcaaactTTTTTGtatagaagcattaatgaattCTTGGTTAAACTACTGACCAAGGGAGTCTTCCACATTTTAAATACATAACACACATTTACTCGTTGGAACAGAGATACAATGATTGAAAATTATATGACATTACATAAAAGTAAAGAAATATCGGGTTTGTTTTGAAATTACTCCCAATTGATGCTTTTTAAAGTATTTGATTTGGTCAGCAAAAACGGTCTAAGTTCTCTCTTTCCTCTCGCCTTCGTTGATCCTTTTTAGTTCCCTTCTTCTCATTAACCTTGAGATATCTCAGAACTCATCGCAAATCAGACAGTTCTCAGAAAGACAGAAAAAGAAGAATGGAAGTGATGAGCTTAACTGCTCCATCTTCGCCAAGAAAATTCAGTGGCTGCTTCTTAAGCGCACCAACAAGCCCACGAAGAATCACAGAGTGGTACAGAGAGTACGAGGAGGCAGGCAGTCCGAGGAAGATCACtgacaatgaagaagaagaagatactgTTGATGATTTTGCCTTCGAGATCGGTGATAAATCTGAGACTAGGTCGCTTTTCGCAGAAGAGCTCTTTGATGGAGGCAAAATCAAACCCTTGAAGCCTCCTCCGTatttgcagttagataatcaaCAGTTTCATTACAAATTCTCATCTCCAGATTCCTCTCCAAGATCACCTATTGCTCATGGCAAGGAcatcctccgcaaagctttttcgCCAAGAAAGAAACCTACAGATGCAGATCCTTTCGAGGCCGCCATAGATAACATTCGCAACGGCGTTGGAGAggaaagagggagagagaggcTTCAGAACCCGGGCCGTAGAGCCACTCGGTCGCTTTCTCCTTTTCGGGTTTCAGCTTATCCATGGGAAGAACAAGAACAGAGAGAGGTACAACAAGGTCATGAACAGAGAAAGGGCTCTTTCTCTTCTATACCGTCTACGTCTTCGTCAACTTGCGTGTCTTGCAAGTTATCTTCCTCAAAGAAATGGAGGCTAAAGGACTTGCTTCTTTTCCGTAGCGCATCAGAGGGAAGAGCAAGGcacaacaacaaagatttcGTGAAGTCGTTATCGGGTTTGTTCAGGAAACAAGAAGACAGCAAGAGTTCGAGCTCGAGCTCTAGAGGAAGAGGATCACCGTCTGTCTCCTCCGCCCATGAATTCCATTACATGGCTAAAAAGGCAGAAGCAAAAGGTTTGAAGAAAAAGACTTTCTTGCCTTATATGCAAATAGGAAGATTCGCCTTCTAAATTGTAATCTTATTATTGGTCAATTCTTTGAAGCGCAAACCCAAAATGATTATAgtgctgttcgtttggttgacGCAGTTACCTGCGGCTGCGTTggcatcaatttttttaataaactcttGTTCGTTCATTGACGCCGATACTGCGTCTGCGTTTAAACTACATCCTTGCGTCGATCGCCAAAAAAATCTGCGTCTGCAATTAAAACTGCATCGCCATCGGCATCGGCGTCTacgaaacgaacaacaactaTTTTCATTGATGATGATGCCGACGCCAATGCTGACGCTGATGCTGATACCGAAAACTGCACCAACCAAACAAACATGACTTATATTGTTTGCTTTAATTACATGATCTAAAAAACTGACTCATTTCTACTCTCTTGCCTGGTTGATGTGTTTCGGAAGCAAGTAAAATGAACAATAATCATTTGAGATTATTATTTCTTCTGCATAGTATAGTATATTTGTCTATTTGCATTAGAGTGATTCACATTGCATAACATCCCAAAATCTAAGCccatgaaaaattaattttgttaaaagaGAAGTCTGAAAGGCCCATTTATAAATACTaatcaactctctctctctctctgtgtctTCTAGAGATGGTTTTCTCTGTTTTCAAAAAAGCCAGAGAAAACTTTTCTGTAAATTTTCTAGGATAAACATGtttgttttgcatttaaaaaataaaatttaaatataattttatccgGATGACTTCCATGTAATTTTTCCGGTAGACGACTTTGTGTTTGGCTCCGAGGGGTTATGTTTACCTCGTCAGTTAATAGCTCAGCAAAGGCTGTGTATCTGACAGTTAATTGAATAATAATCTAAcagatgaaaaagaaaaaaaaattcaactctaAAACAactgttattttataaatttaccaAAGTGCTAGCTAGCGTCATGAATCAGTTTTGGACTGGTGAAGATGCGTTACTCCTCTATGTTTCCGATAGTAGGTTCGGCGGAAACATATACTTTTTCCCTTTTGGACTCTCTACTGGAGAGACTGAGCATAGGAGTTGCATCTTCCCAAATCGACTCCAACGTAAAGGATTCACCAATTTCTAAGCCATTTCCTCTAGCAAAATCTTTCCAGCCCTTTCCCAAACTCATTCTTCCTTGGCTTTCTCGTAGAAGATTTGTCATCCACTTTGTACCATCTTTTCCCAGCAATGCTATCGTTCCAGGTTCGTTCATGCCGTTTTCCCTCATGAATGGCAATGGAAGACCCTGGAAAAAAGATTTAAACcaatgagaatgcaagtaacAGAACTAACTAAGAGTTGATTGATGAACTCACCAGTCTACTGTTTTTGAAGCTGTCTTGTGTAAGTGTTAAAGTCACAAATCGGTTCTGGCTTCTGAATTCCGTACTGAGCAAACTGAGCACAGGAGTTGCATTTTCCCAGATCAACTCCAATGTGAAGGACTCGCCCATGTTTAATCCGTTTGCTCTAGCAAAACCTTTCAAGCCCTTTCCTAAACTCATTCTTCCTGAGTTTTCCCGTAGAAGATTTGCCAGCATCCTTGTACCATCTTTCCCCAACAAAGTTACCATACCCGGTTTGTCCATGCCGTTTTCTTTCAAGAATGGCAATGGGAGATACTAGACAAATAAATGAAGcgagaatttaaaaaaaaaaaaaacgaaagatCAAACCAACAAGATTTGTTTGTATGATGGATGAACTCTCACCAGTCTGCTACTTTTGAGGCTATCATTTGTAAGTGTTAAAGTCACAAATCGGTTAGGGTTTGGTAAGGTTGAATCTCTACATATCTGAGGAATGTTCTCGTCTCCTCCTTGTGTTCCATCACTGATAGATTCTGTTGGGCAGACACTGAGCAAAGGTGTTTCCCCGTTTCTCATTAGTTTGAACTTAAATAAGCTTCCTTCTTTTCGGCCGTTTTCTTCACAGAAATTTCTCCAGCCTCGGGTTATACAGAATGTATCAGACGATTTGTTGAACCTCAGATCCAACGCCCATGATCTTTCCCTTTCATCTGTTAAAACAATCTTGCGgcattttcttttaaaaccaTTTGAGATTGTGAAATCTGGTGGAAGACACTGCAGAATAAATAGGTTCACGCATTTCATCAAGTTGTGCAAAACTTTGTTTAGTCtcattactaaaataatttgacaaaaatacataataaaccAAACCCATGTTGTTGAggttaatttatgatttttttttgaataacaatgAAATGCACAATTCTAGAAACAGCAGTTCATCTGACAGGTATGCAAAAACAATTGAAGAAGTGTAT encodes:
- the LOC106388381 gene encoding uncharacterized protein LOC106388381 → MEVMSLTAPSSPRKFSGCFLSAPTSPRRITEWYREYEEAGSPRKITDNEEEEDTVDDFAFEIGDKSETRSLFAEELFDGGKIKPLKPPPYLQLDNQQFHYKFSSPDSSPRSPIAHGKDILRKAFSPRKKPTDADPFEAAIDNIRNGVGEERGRERLQNPGRRATRSLSPFRVSAYPWEEQEQREVQQGHEQRKGSFSSIPSTSSSTCVSCKLSSSKKWRLKDLLLFRSASEGRARHNNKDFVKSLSGLFRKQEDSKSSSSSSRGRGSPSVSSAHEFHYMAKKAEAKGLKKKTFLPYMQIGRFAF
- the LOC106438401 gene encoding B3 domain-containing protein REM12-like → MLSGSGSTSCDTHTNNEDQANMGYISRKKHPITTEEVDDGQDNTGHKKVKKNNSEAEADSSSSDNSCFVAPVTASNLEEDSLCLPPDFTISNGFKRKCRKIVLTDERERSWALDLRFNKSSDTFCITRGWRNFCEENGRKEGSLFKFKLMRNGETPLLSVCPTESISDGTQGGDENIPQICRDSTLPNPNRFVTLTLTNDSLKSSRLYLPLPFLKENGMDKPGMVTLLGKDGTRMLANLLRENSGRMSLGKGLKGFARANGLNMGESFTLELIWENATPVLSLLSTEFRSQNRFVTLTLTQDSFKNSRLGLPLPFMRENGMNEPGTIALLGKDGTKWMTNLLRESQGRMSLGKGWKDFARGNGLEIGESFTLESIWEDATPMLSLSSRESKREKVYVSAEPTIGNIEE